ttttttaccgtgcCAACAACAGTCATATTCCACGATAACAAATGTTTAGCAACTGGCAGAGTAGTAAAGAAGTTATCCATGCAGATATTTCTACCACTAACTACCTCGGTACGGAGCCGCCAATTCTTTCACTACTCTTTCACCCTGATTCTTTTCTCGAGTGTTATCTGTTTTACCAGTGTACATAATCCCTTTCAAAGGATATGCGTTCTCTGCATCACAAATCCACCAGATCTTTATACCATATTTAGCTGGTTTCGATGGTATATATTGAGTAAACCCAGTACGGCCACGGTATGGATATAGTTGTTCATCAATCGTCAAGTTTGCGGTTGGTTTGTACATCTGAGCTAAATTGGAATTCAACATTGTCCACACATCACGAATTGGAGCTgccttgtcttttttttttacgttcacTTCGAGTATTACTGTCATCGaatctcaaaaaacgcagAATATTATGGAATCTCGCCAATCCCATCGTCGCGCGATACAGTGGATAAGAATTGGAGTGCCACATGTCAAAAGTATGGTctgtattttaattatttgcgcCAGCAAAAATCAAGATACCGAAGAACGAATAAATTTCGGGTATTGTAACGGGCTTCCATTGATGCTGTGAGTTTGGATGGTCAGCGTTATATTCTTGGAAAATGGTTTCAGCTTTCTTGTTAGTGTGACGGACGATTATATCAACCATTTCGTgagtaaacatttttttgaaagtctCACTAATTGACAACGTTTCCGTACTGCGATGAGGCCCACTCCGCTGGCGTACAACATTATGAGCTGCGGTCTGATGCTGAGTTGGTGGAGTTTTGTTCCACACTGTCTTATCTTTCGCAATAAAACTTCCAGATGGTTCTTGAGCTCGTcctaaaataataataacaacataaattaattatttaagaaaaaaaattagtattcCAATCATTGTTAAAaacgaatattttattaccTTCAGGCTCAGCAGTTTCTACTTCATTGTCGTCATCCTCACTCTCGCTATTCTCAACCTCTTCTTCTACTGCTGAATTCCCTTCAGCGATTTCTCCTGTATCTTCAGAATCTTCTGATTCGTCATGCCCTGAATTAGCtttttgatttaaaatttgacGTCTAGCTATATTTGCTGGAATCCAGTCTTCGTCATCACTGTCAGAAACCCCGCTCGAATCACTGTCATGTTCTCCAAgtagttttttcaaata
The sequence above is drawn from the Neodiprion pinetum isolate iyNeoPine1 chromosome 2, iyNeoPine1.2, whole genome shotgun sequence genome and encodes:
- the LOC138190463 gene encoding uncharacterized protein, yielding MEQLSRAEYARLSATKRNEYLKKLLGEHDSDSSGVSDSDDEDWIPANIARRQILNQKANSGHDESEDSEDTGEIAEGNSAVEEEVENSESEDDDNEVETAEPEGRAQEPSGSFIAKDKTVWNKTPPTQHQTAAHNVVRQRSGPHRSTETLSISETFKKMFTHEMVDIIVRHTNKKAETIFQEYNADHPNSQHQWKPVTIPEIYSFFGILIFAGANN